The following proteins are co-located in the Deferribacter autotrophicus genome:
- a CDS encoding LptF/LptG family permease encodes MFDITIYKIKDNNIVKVTKADKAIYNGNNAWTFYNYQSFDTTDIPKLDKSSTSLITVNDTLTQLIKLPSDEPKKLTFKELNKIIKTYESKGLNADKYKLIYYSKISVPLILIVMVIFLIPLSIDISRNYQYIKIASKSLTFSVLFWILQSICLSLGKNGVLTPILANFTSHLIFTFFGLYLITKKEKGL; translated from the coding sequence ATTTTTGACATAACAATTTATAAAATTAAAGACAACAATATTGTAAAAGTAACAAAGGCTGACAAAGCAATTTATAATGGTAATAATGCTTGGACATTTTACAATTATCAATCTTTTGATACAACTGATATTCCAAAGCTTGATAAATCATCTACAAGTTTGATAACTGTAAACGACACATTGACTCAACTAATAAAACTACCATCAGATGAACCCAAAAAACTCACTTTTAAAGAACTAAATAAAATTATTAAAACTTATGAATCGAAAGGGCTTAATGCTGATAAATATAAACTCATCTATTACAGCAAAATATCTGTACCATTAATTTTGATTGTTATGGTCATTTTTTTAATTCCTTTATCTATTGATATTTCGAGAAATTATCAGTACATAAAAATAGCTTCTAAGTCTTTGACTTTTAGTGTGTTATTTTGGATATTACAATCAATATGTCTTTCATTAGGGAAAAATGGAGTTTTAACCCCCATATTAGCAAACTTTACTTCACATTTAATTTTCACATTTTTTGGTTTATATCTAATTACAAAAAAAGAAAAAGGCTTATAA
- a CDS encoding LptF/LptG family permease produces MKKFNKYVLKIYILNLISVLALILILYTFFQIIQHTKYISKYNTSLFDIIIFDLLKIPYSIYQVFPVAGATAVVITILRLIKNNELIAYLSLGGKIKELASLIVILNLFFTGILI; encoded by the coding sequence ATGAAAAAATTTAATAAATATGTCCTAAAAATATACATATTAAATCTGATTTCAGTGCTTGCCCTAATATTAATTTTATATACTTTTTTCCAGATAATCCAGCACACAAAATACATATCAAAATATAATACATCTCTATTTGATATAATAATATTTGATCTTTTAAAAATCCCTTATTCTATATATCAAGTTTTTCCTGTAGCCGGAGCAACAGCTGTTGTAATTACCATATTGAGACTAATTAAAAACAATGAACTTATTGCATATCTCAGTCTCGGCGGTAAAATCAAAGAATTAGCCTCATTAATTGTAATTTTAAATTTATTTTTTACTGGAATTTTAATCTAG
- a CDS encoding LptF/LptG family permease yields the protein MKLIEKYIIKELIPIFILGNFFFIFLLLLDKLISLSDLIFTKNVPFFFIIELIIFYIPSFLVITIPTSTLLASLIVYGRLSDDSELIAIKSFGANKISLYKPTIIFGTLSLILAILMSTYLMPLGNEFAIKKLFEVSKFVSIKDFKEHELYTEIPGFILYADKKINHNKYSGLIIINKDKNVVITSKLGTITNTNDGNLIFNLKKGSLLNMSKTTPSKIEFSNFLINIPIIAKNKIDIKSERLMTLKELKSNFKKNTLYKFEYSKRFALPFASIIMAFFGAILGSFFHRSGKTFGLFMSILVVLVYNSLFIFSQNMINTMPPFLAAWIANIIFCLLSILALKKV from the coding sequence ATGAAATTAATAGAAAAATATATTATTAAAGAATTAATACCAATATTTATCCTTGGTAATTTTTTTTTCATTTTTCTTTTATTGCTAGACAAACTAATTTCATTATCTGATTTAATATTTACAAAGAATGTTCCTTTTTTCTTCATTATCGAATTAATAATTTTCTATATCCCCTCTTTCCTTGTTATTACAATCCCCACATCTACTTTATTAGCATCTTTGATAGTTTATGGACGACTTTCTGATGATTCTGAACTGATTGCTATCAAATCTTTTGGTGCAAATAAAATTTCACTTTATAAACCCACCATCATTTTCGGTACATTGTCTTTAATATTAGCTATTTTAATGAGCACATATCTCATGCCACTCGGTAATGAATTCGCAATAAAAAAACTTTTCGAAGTCTCAAAGTTTGTCTCAATAAAAGATTTTAAAGAACATGAACTATATACAGAAATACCAGGTTTTATTCTTTATGCTGACAAAAAAATAAATCATAATAAATACAGTGGACTTATAATTATCAACAAAGACAAAAATGTAGTAATAACTTCTAAATTAGGTACTATTACAAACACAAATGATGGAAATTTAATTTTTAACTTAAAGAAAGGATCTCTATTAAATATGAGTAAAACTACTCCCTCAAAAATAGAGTTTAGCAATTTTCTTATAAATATTCCTATAATTGCGAAAAATAAAATAGATATTAAGTCAGAGAGACTGATGACTTTGAAAGAATTAAAGAGTAACTTTAAAAAAAATACGCTTTATAAATTTGAATATTCAAAACGGTTTGCACTCCCTTTTGCCTCCATAATTATGGCTTTTTTCGGAGCCATTTTAGGTTCATTTTTTCATAGAAGTGGAAAAACTTTTGGACTTTTTATGTCTATCTTAGTAGTTCTTGTTTACAACTCATTATTTATCTTTTCCCAAAACATGATTAATACCATGCCTCCGTTTCTAGCTGCTTGGATTGCAAATATAATTTTTTGCTTATTATCAATTTTAGCATTGAAAAAGGTTTAA
- a CDS encoding DUF1820 family protein, whose amino-acid sequence MKKKLFKITFLNDKKEILTIHASKVNTSSFLGLIEVSDIVFLDTSEILFTPNDDKIRSEFKDVERTFIPINYIVRIDEIILEKETPIIRLYKNDS is encoded by the coding sequence ATGAAAAAGAAATTGTTTAAGATTACTTTTTTAAATGATAAAAAAGAAATTCTTACAATTCATGCAAGCAAAGTTAATACCTCTTCGTTTTTGGGGCTCATAGAAGTATCAGATATTGTTTTCCTTGATACTTCAGAGATTTTGTTCACCCCAAATGATGATAAAATAAGAAGTGAATTTAAAGACGTAGAAAGAACCTTTATCCCGATAAACTATATCGTCAGAATTGATGAAATTATTTTAGAGAAAGAAACACCCATTATTAGGCTCTATAAAAACGATTCATGA
- a CDS encoding phage holin family protein, with the protein MYRPSFIVYRICVNIVAIGFAAIIFKHIVINSFLSLIIAGVLLTILNIILKPIILIVTLPIQILSFGFFYLITNAFILKLTSVIIGGFFIDGFWPAVGGSIIIGIVNFVFDIFVTNSEIRFFEWK; encoded by the coding sequence ATGTATAGACCTAGCTTTATAGTGTACAGAATATGTGTAAATATTGTGGCAATTGGATTCGCTGCCATAATTTTTAAACATATTGTTATCAACTCATTTTTATCTTTAATCATCGCAGGAGTTCTTTTAACCATTTTAAATATTATATTAAAACCTATTATACTTATAGTTACCTTACCTATTCAGATATTATCTTTTGGATTTTTTTATCTTATCACCAATGCATTTATCTTAAAATTGACATCAGTAATAATTGGTGGTTTCTTTATTGATGGCTTTTGGCCTGCTGTAGGTGGAAGTATAATAATAGGGATTGTAAACTTTGTTTTTGATATTTTTGTCACAAACTCAGAAATAAGGTTTTTTGAATGGAAATAA
- a CDS encoding desulfoferrodoxin FeS4 iron-binding domain-containing protein — MATKVGETYYCSICGNKVKIVEAGEGTLVCCGQEMKKV, encoded by the coding sequence ATGGCTACAAAAGTGGGAGAAACATATTATTGCTCTATATGTGGCAACAAAGTAAAAATCGTTGAAGCAGGTGAAGGTACACTGGTATGCTGCGGCCAAGAAATGAAAAAAGTTTAG
- a CDS encoding tetratricopeptide repeat protein, whose protein sequence is MKEKVKYFYKKKVHFLMQSEEFNRAELLLKNYLKRRDISAVDKSKIYELLGVLKFQTGNYKLSKRYYNLALKYNVKNSNALLNFGNILIIENRYYDAIKLLKNYLKYQKYKKEVLRQLGSCYAFVGDIAHARFIFEKILKETDLDEQSFVDYAYGYVVNKDFKSAKKIIIKALSKYPDSFVLLDAYDEFTDIEENMRDIKKNILFPFLQSIDNKLYLRAATILTEGMCIRGYFRFEIEKGLELLGSLHKEKAVFSNSNLLAAVCEYFTTLSIADTDFTLNTVATFYNINKNTLKKAVDMVNANYKDIIEEFTSELNMFYNYELDKIADELEDFDD, encoded by the coding sequence ATGAAAGAGAAAGTTAAATATTTTTACAAGAAAAAAGTACATTTTTTAATGCAAAGCGAAGAATTTAATAGAGCTGAATTGTTGCTGAAAAATTATTTAAAGCGTAGAGATATCTCAGCTGTAGATAAGTCTAAAATTTATGAGCTTTTAGGAGTCTTGAAATTTCAAACAGGCAATTACAAGCTTTCGAAAAGATATTATAATTTAGCTCTTAAATATAATGTAAAAAATAGTAATGCTTTGCTTAATTTTGGGAACATTTTGATTATTGAAAATCGATATTATGATGCAATTAAGTTATTAAAAAATTATTTAAAGTATCAGAAGTATAAGAAAGAAGTGCTGAGACAGTTGGGAAGTTGCTATGCCTTTGTTGGAGATATAGCTCATGCAAGATTTATCTTTGAGAAAATATTAAAAGAAACTGACCTTGATGAGCAGTCTTTTGTAGATTATGCTTATGGTTATGTTGTAAATAAAGATTTTAAGTCAGCCAAAAAGATTATAATCAAAGCTTTAAGTAAATACCCTGATAGTTTTGTTCTTCTCGATGCTTACGATGAGTTTACCGACATTGAAGAAAATATGCGAGATATTAAAAAGAATATTCTATTCCCATTTTTACAGTCAATAGATAATAAACTGTATTTAAGAGCTGCAACCATTCTCACTGAAGGGATGTGCATAAGGGGATACTTTAGATTTGAAATAGAAAAAGGTTTAGAGTTGCTAGGTAGTTTGCATAAAGAGAAAGCTGTATTTTCAAATAGTAATTTGTTAGCAGCAGTATGTGAATATTTTACTACTTTGAGTATTGCTGATACGGATTTTACTTTAAATACGGTAGCGACATTTTATAATATTAATAAAAATACCTTAAAGAAAGCTGTGGACATGGTGAATGCTAATTACAAGGATATTATTGAAGAATTTACTAGTGAATTAAATATGTTTTACAATTATGAGTTAGATAAAATTGCAGATGAATTAGAGGATTTCGATGACTAA
- a CDS encoding type IV pilus twitching motility protein PilT, whose product MAKIDAFFKYLIEQGGSDLHLSSGCKPMIRIHGELVEIKYQELTDEILRALLFEIIDEEKKKLFLEKGDLDFAYEIKGVARFRANYFFQKRGIAAVFRQIPAKILSVEELGLPPQILKFADLSRGLVLVTGPTGSGKSTTLAAIIDYINRTRKDHILTIEDPIEFVHEKKGCLINQREVGNHTNSFASALRAALREDPDVILVGEMRDLETIELAITAAETGHLVFGTLHTNSAAKTVDRIIDAFPAGQQAQIRTMLSESLKGVVAQQLLKRCDKPGRVAALEILFVNSAVANLIREGKTFQIPSVIQTGKADGMQLMDQSIMDLLMKKIVSPEEAYLKANDKKAFERFLKQ is encoded by the coding sequence ATGGCTAAAATTGATGCTTTTTTTAAATATTTAATTGAACAAGGTGGTAGTGATCTTCATTTGAGTTCAGGTTGTAAACCTATGATTCGTATTCATGGAGAGCTAGTGGAGATTAAATATCAGGAGTTGACCGATGAAATATTAAGAGCACTACTATTTGAGATTATAGATGAAGAAAAGAAAAAGCTCTTTTTGGAAAAAGGTGATTTAGATTTCGCATATGAAATAAAAGGTGTTGCAAGATTTAGGGCAAATTATTTTTTTCAAAAAAGAGGGATTGCAGCTGTTTTTAGACAGATTCCAGCTAAGATTTTGTCTGTTGAGGAGCTTGGCCTTCCACCTCAGATATTGAAATTTGCTGATTTATCAAGAGGGTTAGTTCTCGTAACAGGACCTACTGGGAGTGGTAAGTCAACAACTTTGGCTGCAATTATAGATTATATAAACAGAACAAGAAAGGATCATATTCTTACTATAGAAGATCCAATAGAATTTGTGCATGAGAAAAAAGGTTGTCTTATCAATCAGAGAGAAGTTGGGAACCATACAAACTCATTTGCCTCTGCATTAAGGGCTGCGTTGAGGGAAGATCCAGATGTAATTTTAGTAGGCGAGATGAGAGATCTTGAGACCATTGAGCTTGCAATAACAGCAGCTGAAACCGGGCACTTAGTTTTTGGAACTTTGCATACTAATTCTGCAGCTAAAACAGTGGATAGAATAATTGATGCATTTCCAGCAGGGCAACAAGCACAAATAAGAACCATGCTCTCAGAATCACTAAAAGGGGTTGTTGCTCAGCAACTTTTGAAAAGATGTGATAAGCCGGGAAGAGTAGCTGCTTTGGAGATTTTGTTTGTCAATAGTGCTGTGGCTAATTTAATTAGGGAAGGTAAAACTTTCCAAATACCTTCTGTTATTCAAACAGGGAAGGCTGATGGCATGCAATTGATGGATCAATCAATTATGGATTTATTAATGAAAAAGATTGTGTCTCCTGAAGAAGCCTATTTAAAGGCTAATGATAAAAAAGCATTTGAGAGATTTTTGAAACAATAG
- a CDS encoding NFACT RNA binding domain-containing protein, giving the protein MIDARINWCEYDNDRFILSLYKNRSFFLIFDLLLNSYIFVSKDLKKGRNRLQHISNAKIVEIKQRGFDRLLTLSLVKRKPSGKLIQMKLIFEVVGKISNVFLLDEKGKIIFRWNDNNIDGDREINLGNEYIPFKSNKKYNLLNIRECDDFEQLEGFYRITAKHAAEIYNNFGNCEKAKDFILNSLNSDDSFYLDGQNKLIPFKILSYKEKIKIDLLDQYLVSLKKVNNRSDHKFLKIKNFYVKKKASYEKLLMNLYKDLKEARNYEKYHEEAELLKNNLSKIKGKTGEVLLDKFNENGVEQVKYYIDPGESVLKKIENLYGRAEKLKRSLEKLSNRIDEVKRMISYYDEEMFNLENMSMDEINKLYEELFVLKSNKVKEVGSIPYLTFKKDDTLFFLGKNSRSNHYVVFKVANPDDYWFHAHEIPSAHLILRKESPVDEEDIITAARITAAFSKYKNEKRVPVDYTLRKYVKKPKGTPEGFVIYKNYKTIYVEPFSEKELENLRG; this is encoded by the coding sequence TTGATTGATGCACGCATTAACTGGTGTGAGTATGATAATGATAGGTTTATTTTAAGTCTTTATAAAAACAGAAGCTTTTTCCTGATTTTTGATTTATTATTAAATTCTTATATCTTTGTATCAAAAGATTTGAAAAAAGGTAGAAATAGGCTTCAACATATTTCAAATGCAAAAATTGTTGAAATCAAGCAGCGAGGATTTGATAGGTTATTAACGTTAAGTTTGGTAAAAAGGAAGCCAAGTGGTAAATTGATACAGATGAAATTGATTTTTGAGGTAGTGGGTAAAATATCGAATGTTTTTTTATTGGATGAGAAAGGGAAAATAATTTTTAGGTGGAATGATAACAATATTGACGGTGATAGGGAAATTAATCTAGGAAATGAGTATATACCTTTTAAAAGTAATAAAAAATATAACTTACTTAATATTAGAGAATGTGATGATTTTGAGCAACTTGAAGGATTTTATAGAATAACAGCAAAACATGCAGCTGAAATTTATAATAATTTTGGTAATTGTGAAAAGGCTAAAGATTTTATTTTAAATTCGCTTAATTCTGATGATTCTTTTTACCTAGATGGGCAGAATAAACTTATACCTTTTAAGATATTGTCATATAAAGAGAAAATTAAAATTGATTTATTAGATCAATATCTTGTTTCTTTAAAGAAAGTCAATAATCGTAGTGATCATAAGTTTTTGAAAATAAAAAATTTCTATGTAAAGAAGAAAGCAAGTTATGAAAAGTTGTTAATGAACTTATACAAAGATTTAAAAGAAGCTAGGAATTATGAAAAATATCATGAAGAAGCAGAGCTTTTAAAAAACAATCTTTCTAAAATAAAAGGCAAAACGGGAGAGGTACTACTTGATAAATTTAATGAGAATGGTGTTGAACAGGTTAAATATTATATTGATCCGGGTGAATCTGTTTTAAAAAAAATTGAAAATTTATATGGTCGTGCTGAAAAATTGAAAAGGTCGTTAGAAAAACTTTCAAATAGGATTGATGAAGTAAAAAGAATGATATCTTACTATGACGAGGAAATGTTTAATTTGGAAAATATGAGTATGGATGAGATTAATAAACTTTATGAAGAGCTTTTTGTTTTAAAAAGTAATAAAGTTAAGGAGGTTGGAAGCATTCCATATCTTACCTTTAAAAAAGATGATACTCTGTTTTTTTTAGGTAAAAATAGTCGTTCAAATCATTATGTTGTTTTTAAGGTTGCTAATCCCGATGATTATTGGTTCCATGCTCATGAAATACCTTCTGCACATTTGATTTTGAGAAAAGAAAGCCCTGTTGATGAGGAGGATATAATTACTGCTGCTCGTATTACTGCAGCTTTTTCAAAGTATAAAAATGAAAAAAGGGTGCCTGTGGATTATACCTTACGGAAATATGTTAAAAAACCGAAGGGAACACCAGAGGGGTTTGTTATTTATAAAAATTATAAGACAATATATGTTGAGCCATTTTCTGAAAAAGAGCTAGAGAATTTACGTGGTTAA